From one Leptospira dzoumogneensis genomic stretch:
- a CDS encoding ArsR/SmtB family transcription factor, with protein sequence MNSGKTGREFKDFIYSSLAKYGKAISDPKRIELLDLLLQAEKNVDLLSKEIGMSIAATSHHLKILKETRLVRDRKEGRNIFYQIEKAGIQIFDTISFAGKEFNAEIQIEMNSFFDPELEMEELEYKGFLKRVLSEDITLIDVRPENEYNSGHLQGSISIPLKELRSKLNKLSKRKKIFAYCRGKYCVLSEEAVKILRTEGYDAYRISEGPLEFLHKGIKLKKD encoded by the coding sequence ATGAACTCAGGAAAAACCGGGCGAGAATTTAAGGATTTTATCTATTCTTCCCTAGCAAAATATGGAAAGGCAATTTCCGATCCTAAAAGGATAGAATTACTGGATCTTTTGCTTCAAGCGGAAAAGAACGTGGATCTATTGTCCAAAGAGATCGGAATGAGCATTGCCGCAACATCCCATCATCTAAAGATCTTAAAGGAGACAAGACTAGTCCGAGATAGAAAAGAAGGCAGAAATATTTTCTATCAAATAGAAAAGGCCGGTATCCAAATTTTTGATACGATCTCTTTTGCAGGAAAAGAATTCAATGCAGAGATACAAATAGAGATGAATTCATTTTTCGATCCGGAATTAGAAATGGAAGAATTAGAATATAAGGGCTTCTTAAAGCGCGTATTGTCTGAGGATATTACGTTGATAGATGTAAGACCCGAAAACGAATATAACTCGGGGCATTTGCAAGGTTCTATATCTATTCCGCTTAAAGAACTCAGATCAAAGTTAAACAAACTTTCCAAACGTAAAAAGATCTTCGCTTATTGTAGAGGGAAATATTGTGTCCTTTCGGAAGAAGCAGTTAAAATTTTAAGAACGGAAGGATACGATGCATATCGTATCTCGGAAGGTCCGTTAGAATTTTTACATAAAGGGATTAAATTAAAGAAAGATTGA
- a CDS encoding ATP-binding response regulator, which yields MALRLNLHNPILIVEDQKETRDLIARLAKGFGVDADTAPDGKVGCEMAESKEYSLYLVDLEMPVMNGFEFIKTIKEKKPESLFIVISGNDVPEIIIKVMKLGIFDYIIKPIDRDRFYQILERISEFIRLKESERILTQENEERLKAQLNWILYKQSWLTDLDKNIDLSKSTLNNLKQSFFSGGGFGAIVSIVEILQASAKKENSSYNFSSDVVELLFENIYYTKKGLRSLEKSLEILNKNFQDSFQKTNSEQIHDLLEKSRLKLESSNEQYSKKKNVLIPQISLPANGYDIDADPDSLSRIFTELLVNALKYSSNNSVINIYISASGGYLNINLKNEFDPQSIPGIPKNKELLVKQPFYRLAGFVDENLEEEEYFTGLGLTIVDFVIKKHGGIFSIHNVIDHSLGEKPVEVVLATVSLPILD from the coding sequence ATGGCACTTAGATTAAACCTACATAACCCGATTTTGATAGTAGAAGACCAAAAAGAAACTAGAGATCTTATCGCAAGATTAGCAAAAGGTTTCGGCGTAGATGCAGATACCGCTCCGGACGGAAAAGTCGGCTGCGAAATGGCGGAATCAAAAGAATATTCGCTGTATTTAGTGGATCTGGAAATGCCTGTCATGAACGGATTCGAGTTTATCAAAACGATAAAAGAAAAAAAGCCAGAGTCGTTATTCATCGTTATCTCCGGCAATGATGTTCCGGAGATCATCATCAAAGTTATGAAATTAGGGATATTCGATTATATTATCAAACCGATCGACAGAGATAGATTTTACCAAATTCTGGAAAGGATCTCGGAATTTATACGCCTTAAAGAAAGTGAAAGGATCCTGACGCAGGAAAATGAAGAACGTCTTAAGGCTCAGTTAAATTGGATACTCTACAAACAGTCTTGGCTTACCGATCTAGATAAAAATATAGATCTTTCCAAAAGTACACTTAATAACCTAAAACAAAGTTTTTTTAGCGGAGGAGGTTTTGGAGCAATCGTAAGCATAGTAGAAATACTCCAAGCAAGTGCCAAAAAAGAAAATTCATCTTATAATTTTTCTTCAGATGTAGTCGAATTACTTTTCGAAAATATTTATTATACCAAAAAGGGACTTCGTTCCCTTGAAAAAAGTTTAGAGATACTTAATAAAAACTTTCAAGATTCTTTTCAAAAAACAAACAGCGAACAGATACACGATCTATTGGAAAAGTCCAGATTAAAACTGGAAAGTTCCAATGAACAATATAGCAAAAAGAAGAATGTACTAATTCCTCAGATTTCACTTCCTGCGAACGGATATGATATAGATGCTGATCCGGATTCACTCAGCAGAATATTTACGGAACTATTAGTCAATGCTTTGAAATATTCTTCTAATAATTCGGTCATAAACATTTACATCTCCGCTTCAGGGGGATACTTGAATATCAATCTGAAAAACGAATTCGATCCACAATCGATCCCGGGTATTCCTAAAAACAAGGAACTACTGGTCAAACAACCGTTCTATAGACTCGCCGGATTTGTGGATGAAAATTTGGAAGAAGAGGAATATTTTACCGGTTTAGGATTGACGATTGTGGACTTCGTAATAAAAAAACACGGCGGGATTTTTTCCATACATAATGTTATCGATCATTCTCTGGGAGAAAAACCTGTCGAAGTGGTACTCGCCACAGTTTCATTGCCTATCCTAGATTAA
- a CDS encoding efflux RND transporter periplasmic adaptor subunit, which translates to MDRIFEFYKMNIEGRPVRWVILLFIGALLLWANSWYSSYKLKQAWKEELDRSPKVEQSGERIVFPKDSPGLARISTLVVGKGDAVFSVVAPARVIASIKTSVNTGEKIILFDSGETTQLYAEYKRSRAVTSKALKDLARVKDMYVNQAATGREVTEAESNYAIAKAESAETESKLRTVGFNPKELDSVSGSTLWLICDVPESRLNEVQKGEDVKIQFLSFPGKNFVGNAEAVGEVVDPALRAVKVRVTLRNPNEKILPGMYARVDFGDPRTSVIAVPNKAIITVDEKNYLFVLDENGVFIRRRVTLGTSGEEQTIISDGISSGEEIVTNGAMLLKGLSFGF; encoded by the coding sequence ATGGATCGTATATTCGAATTTTATAAAATGAATATAGAGGGAAGGCCGGTGCGTTGGGTGATCCTATTGTTTATAGGCGCCTTACTTCTTTGGGCGAATTCATGGTATTCTTCCTATAAACTCAAACAGGCTTGGAAAGAGGAACTGGATCGAAGTCCGAAGGTGGAACAAAGCGGAGAGAGGATCGTTTTCCCTAAGGATTCTCCCGGTCTTGCACGTATTTCTACCTTGGTTGTGGGAAAAGGAGACGCCGTCTTCTCGGTAGTCGCTCCTGCCAGAGTGATCGCGAGTATCAAAACTTCTGTGAACACAGGGGAGAAGATCATACTCTTTGATTCCGGAGAAACCACTCAGCTTTATGCGGAATACAAGAGAAGCAGGGCTGTCACTTCTAAGGCTTTGAAAGATCTGGCCCGAGTTAAAGACATGTATGTAAACCAGGCGGCAACCGGAAGAGAAGTAACGGAGGCGGAATCCAATTATGCGATCGCAAAAGCGGAAAGTGCTGAAACGGAATCCAAGTTAAGAACGGTAGGATTTAATCCTAAGGAATTGGATTCAGTTTCAGGTTCTACTCTTTGGCTGATCTGCGATGTGCCGGAGTCCAGACTGAATGAAGTCCAAAAAGGAGAGGATGTGAAGATACAATTTTTGTCCTTTCCCGGTAAGAACTTCGTAGGAAATGCGGAAGCGGTAGGAGAAGTAGTGGATCCTGCTTTGAGAGCTGTAAAAGTAAGGGTTACTTTAAGAAATCCTAATGAAAAAATCCTGCCTGGAATGTATGCCAGAGTGGACTTCGGTGATCCTAGGACTTCTGTAATTGCAGTCCCGAATAAGGCGATCATTACCGTGGATGAAAAGAATTACCTTTTCGTATTGGATGAAAACGGGGTTTTTATTAGGAGGAGAGTTACTCTAGGAACCTCCGGTGAGGAGCAAACGATTATTTCCGACGGTATATCCTCCGGGGAAGAGATAGTAACAAACGGTGCGATGTTATTAAAGGGTTTAAGTTTCGGATTTTAA
- a CDS encoding sodium-dependent bicarbonate transport family permease codes for MEPKLILENLLNPPVLFFFLGILAVLLKSGLEIPDTLSKFFGMYLMFAIGFKGGFELAEAKFTSANLFTLIACSGMALLVPLYTFFILRLKLDVHNAAAIAATYGSVSAGTFVTAHAFLNNLHLEFDGFLVAGLALMESPAIIIGVAIDRIAKKNISGEFSWKELLREAFLGGSIFLLVGSLVIGMLTGKSGWDAEKPFADALFKGMLSFFLLDMGLVAAKKLKDLRTAGPFLVIFAILVPLMNASIGLGLAKLIGMTAPDAFMFMILCASASYIAVGAAMRTSVPEANPSLYLPMSLAVTFPFNVIIGIPLYWFVVQHYL; via the coding sequence ATGGAGCCAAAACTCATTTTAGAAAACTTGCTCAATCCGCCTGTTTTATTTTTCTTCTTAGGAATTCTTGCGGTATTGCTTAAGTCTGGCCTGGAAATACCTGATACATTATCCAAATTTTTTGGTATGTATTTGATGTTTGCTATAGGCTTTAAGGGGGGATTCGAATTAGCAGAAGCCAAGTTTACCTCTGCAAATTTATTTACTTTGATTGCATGCAGTGGGATGGCATTATTAGTCCCCCTTTACACATTTTTCATTCTTAGATTAAAATTAGACGTACATAATGCGGCGGCGATCGCGGCGACTTACGGTTCCGTAAGTGCAGGTACATTCGTGACTGCTCACGCTTTCTTGAATAATTTGCATTTGGAATTCGATGGATTCTTAGTAGCAGGTCTCGCTTTAATGGAATCTCCTGCGATCATTATCGGAGTGGCGATCGATCGTATTGCAAAGAAGAATATAAGCGGCGAGTTCTCTTGGAAAGAACTTTTGAGAGAAGCTTTCTTAGGAGGATCTATTTTTCTTTTAGTAGGTTCTTTGGTCATAGGGATGTTGACTGGAAAAAGCGGCTGGGATGCGGAGAAACCTTTTGCGGATGCTCTTTTTAAGGGAATGCTTTCCTTCTTTCTTTTGGACATGGGCTTAGTTGCCGCAAAAAAATTGAAGGATTTGAGAACTGCAGGTCCCTTTTTAGTGATCTTTGCGATCTTGGTTCCTTTGATGAATGCCTCAATCGGATTAGGACTTGCTAAACTGATCGGTATGACTGCTCCGGATGCGTTCATGTTCATGATACTCTGCGCTTCCGCTTCTTATATTGCAGTAGGTGCAGCGATGAGAACTTCCGTCCCGGAAGCGAACCCGAGTTTGTATCTTCCGATGTCTCTAGCGGTTACTTTCCCTTTTAATGTGATCATCGGGATCCCATTGTACTGGTTTGTAGTCCAACACTACTTGTGA
- a CDS encoding class I SAM-dependent methyltransferase, whose amino-acid sequence MKVRDSGMPEAAYWDTLFNVPLILDRMGVSQTNGQIVEFGSGYGTFTLPLAEKNKNKIHAFEIETDLVNDLEERAESSGIKNIFSIERDIISLGTGLEDNSVEYVMIFNLLHHEDPVSILKEAFRILRPRGTAGLVHWNYDPNTPRGPKMEIRPKPEGIYRQAIQAGFKLGSEKPIDLPPYHYGFIATKPM is encoded by the coding sequence ATGAAGGTAAGAGATAGCGGGATGCCGGAAGCGGCTTATTGGGACACACTTTTTAATGTCCCATTGATTTTGGATAGAATGGGTGTATCTCAAACTAACGGGCAAATTGTAGAATTCGGGTCCGGATACGGGACTTTTACTCTTCCTTTGGCTGAGAAAAATAAGAATAAGATCCATGCTTTCGAGATAGAGACTGACCTAGTGAACGATCTGGAAGAAAGAGCGGAGTCGTCCGGGATTAAGAATATATTCTCGATCGAAAGAGATATTATTTCTTTAGGAACGGGACTTGAGGATAACTCTGTAGAGTATGTGATGATCTTTAACTTATTACATCATGAAGATCCTGTCTCTATTTTAAAAGAAGCGTTTCGGATCTTAAGACCAAGAGGGACTGCAGGACTTGTGCATTGGAACTACGATCCAAATACTCCACGAGGACCAAAGATGGAGATCCGTCCTAAGCCGGAAGGGATCTATAGACAGGCCATTCAAGCGGGATTCAAACTAGGATCTGAAAAGCCTATCGATCTTCCTCCTTATCATTACGGATTTATTGCGACTAAGCCTATGTAA
- a CDS encoding AraC family transcriptional regulator: MFETTNLIQYLKAATIAQLGFLILNFIIRVKLSIQSLLGSLFTSSLIAYFICPWLDHSTNIFLLILVHIGCFSVSIFFYLFVSSLFEDGFKLKIRHAVLFLSLNIFCFYIFLISDIRGQDSVFAKVLFSMPQVFYLGIILATLGRVLKDKSIDLLESRREFRVIFSWVTGLYSISVVLMEVITKDAGYSAQLDLINSSFIFVLVFFISFRIFQFRENVFPVGEIQKEEAAEEPLDEGLLKKLDSLLKDQKVFLQENLTILSLAKKLNVPEKKVRRLINKGLGYRNFNEFLNHYRIQEARFILSDPGKNDFQVLRIAMDLGYGSLAPFNRAFKEIVGMTPSDFRKQNNLVK, from the coding sequence ATGTTCGAAACTACAAATCTGATCCAATACTTAAAAGCGGCCACGATCGCTCAACTGGGCTTTCTGATCTTAAACTTTATAATTAGAGTAAAACTAAGTATTCAAAGTTTACTCGGAAGTTTATTCACTTCTTCTCTGATAGCTTATTTTATTTGTCCTTGGCTGGACCATTCTACAAATATATTCTTACTGATCCTGGTACATATCGGTTGTTTTTCGGTTTCTATATTTTTCTATCTATTCGTATCCAGCCTATTCGAAGATGGATTCAAACTTAAAATCCGGCATGCGGTATTATTTCTTTCTCTGAATATATTCTGTTTTTATATTTTTCTGATCTCAGACATAAGAGGCCAAGATTCCGTCTTTGCAAAAGTATTATTCAGCATGCCTCAAGTATTCTATCTCGGAATTATCCTAGCCACCTTAGGAAGAGTATTAAAAGATAAGAGTATAGATCTGCTGGAATCCAGAAGAGAGTTCAGGGTCATCTTCTCCTGGGTCACCGGACTTTATAGCATATCGGTCGTATTAATGGAAGTGATCACCAAGGACGCAGGATATTCCGCACAATTAGATCTGATCAATTCTTCCTTTATATTTGTTTTGGTATTTTTCATTTCATTTAGGATTTTCCAATTTAGAGAGAATGTATTTCCAGTCGGAGAAATACAAAAGGAAGAAGCAGCCGAAGAGCCCTTAGATGAGGGCCTGCTCAAAAAACTGGATTCTCTATTAAAAGACCAAAAAGTATTCTTACAAGAAAACCTTACAATCTTATCCTTGGCAAAAAAGTTAAATGTTCCGGAAAAGAAGGTCCGTAGACTTATCAATAAAGGACTTGGATACAGGAACTTCAACGAATTCCTAAATCATTACAGAATACAAGAAGCAAGGTTTATACTCTCAGATCCCGGCAAAAACGATTTCCAGGTACTTAGGATCGCAATGGATTTGGGCTATGGTTCCCTGGCACCGTTCAATAGGGCATTTAAAGAAATTGTAGGAATGACCCCAAGCGATTTCAGAAAACAAAACAATCTCGTAAAATAG
- a CDS encoding efflux RND transporter permease subunit encodes MIERLISFSLHHRAPSIILAIAILSLGAWSWIEIKKEAYPDVGDTQVSVIALLPGKAALEVERRVTLPLERELNAVPYVLTRRSKTIFGLSVLQLVFEEGVSDFTARQLVLERLRDVDIPEEAEVSLAPLTGPVGEIFRYTLEGTEDFTPMDLRTLQDWVVIPSLRQVPGVADIINFGGLQKQYHIITDPGRLYRYGLTLSDVLDAVRSNNRNTGGNILTRGDQGFVVRGLGAIQNVDDIQNIVVTAVKGTPIYIGNLASVEEYPRRPDGIFEYVIRHPVTGEIRSGTNSVQGIVAMRRGENPSELIERVKERIKTLNETGLPKGVKISATYDRTELVQYTVRTVYRTLFEGVSIVTLVLIFFLGSVRSALVVASTIPVSLLFGFLMMKLTGIPANLLSLGAIDFGIIVDGAVVMVENIFRKYSEARSQRKTKLSFDEILNITHDSSLEVGREIFFSIGIIIFAYLPIFTFQRVEGKLFSPMAFTLSFAIFGSLLLTLTVIPVLMTFIYRSKLEKYDPKPLESQNFILIKIRDFYNSLLASRLRAAKKTVVYSVMGIIIILGFSYYRIGTEFLPELDEGAINIRGFFPVGMHLKSGEQYLGTVKEILLKNEQVSEVLIQLGRNDEGTDPYGPNRMEILVGLKDYELWREKISKAELLKRIKDTLSASLPGTHFLFSQPIIDNVTESVTGSVSDLAIFVNGDDLLLLRNYAGEILEIVKSIPGATESGIEQERDQAQLTIEIDRKKSARFGINAKGILDTIEAAVGGIEVGELYEGSRRFDILVRYTTDFRSSIERVKNLLVASPSGGRIPLSELASVELKDGPTIIQRQDGKRQISIRTNIRGRDQGGFVKEAKEKVESSIQLPEGITIGWGGQFENLSRAGNRLRIVIPGTLFCIYCFLFMIFRDGKYALLAMSGIPISMTGGILALLLRGMNFSVSAGVGFVSLFGISTMTGVLFVSRMIHLLKDKDHPDPEQSVLQAAALQFRPRLMTVLLALLGLIPAATASGIGSDVQRPLATVIVGGLTLELFTLIYLPCIFYLSIKGKKI; translated from the coding sequence ATGATCGAAAGACTCATCTCCTTCTCACTTCATCATAGAGCGCCTAGTATCATACTTGCGATCGCAATTCTTTCATTAGGAGCCTGGTCTTGGATAGAGATCAAAAAAGAGGCATATCCGGATGTGGGAGATACTCAGGTAAGTGTGATCGCTCTTCTGCCGGGCAAAGCCGCATTGGAAGTGGAGAGAAGAGTGACTCTTCCTTTAGAAAGAGAATTAAATGCGGTCCCTTATGTTCTCACCAGAAGATCCAAAACGATCTTTGGATTAAGCGTTTTACAACTTGTTTTCGAAGAAGGTGTAAGCGATTTCACTGCAAGACAATTGGTCTTGGAAAGATTAAGAGATGTGGATATTCCGGAAGAGGCGGAGGTCTCTCTTGCCCCCTTGACCGGGCCGGTTGGAGAGATCTTTCGTTATACTTTGGAAGGTACGGAAGATTTTACTCCTATGGATCTTCGCACATTACAAGATTGGGTAGTGATCCCAAGCCTTCGACAGGTGCCTGGAGTCGCGGACATTATCAATTTCGGTGGACTACAGAAACAATACCATATCATCACCGATCCCGGAAGATTATATAGATACGGTCTTACACTTTCCGATGTTTTGGACGCGGTAAGATCCAATAATAGGAATACCGGAGGAAATATACTCACAAGAGGGGACCAAGGTTTCGTGGTCCGAGGATTGGGGGCCATACAGAATGTGGATGATATACAGAATATAGTAGTCACCGCAGTCAAAGGAACCCCTATCTATATCGGCAATCTTGCATCCGTCGAAGAATATCCAAGAAGACCAGACGGTATTTTCGAATACGTTATCCGACATCCAGTCACCGGAGAGATCCGATCCGGGACAAATAGTGTGCAGGGTATTGTCGCGATGAGAAGAGGAGAGAATCCTTCCGAATTGATAGAAAGAGTAAAGGAAAGGATCAAAACCTTAAACGAGACAGGTCTGCCTAAAGGAGTAAAGATCTCCGCTACTTACGATCGAACTGAGCTGGTACAATATACGGTAAGAACAGTTTATAGGACTTTATTCGAGGGAGTGAGCATAGTAACGCTAGTGCTTATATTTTTCTTGGGAAGTGTACGCTCCGCATTGGTTGTAGCATCTACTATTCCCGTTTCCTTACTTTTCGGATTTCTTATGATGAAGCTGACAGGGATCCCTGCTAACCTTCTTTCTTTGGGAGCGATCGATTTCGGGATCATAGTGGATGGCGCCGTGGTCATGGTAGAGAATATTTTTAGGAAATACTCCGAGGCAAGATCCCAAAGAAAAACAAAATTGAGCTTCGACGAAATACTGAATATCACTCATGATTCTTCTCTGGAAGTGGGAAGAGAGATCTTTTTCTCCATAGGGATCATCATATTCGCATATCTGCCTATTTTCACTTTTCAAAGGGTAGAAGGAAAACTGTTCTCCCCTATGGCATTCACACTTTCTTTTGCGATATTCGGAAGTTTACTTCTGACACTAACAGTCATTCCGGTACTCATGACATTTATTTATAGGAGCAAGCTGGAAAAATACGATCCTAAACCTTTAGAAAGCCAAAATTTCATTCTTATAAAGATCCGGGATTTTTATAACTCACTTCTCGCCTCCCGTTTACGTGCTGCCAAAAAAACCGTGGTTTATTCCGTCATGGGGATTATTATAATATTAGGATTTAGTTATTATAGAATAGGTACCGAGTTTTTGCCTGAGTTGGACGAGGGTGCTATTAATATACGCGGCTTTTTCCCGGTCGGAATGCATTTAAAAAGCGGGGAGCAGTATTTAGGTACGGTGAAAGAGATCCTATTAAAGAACGAACAGGTCTCCGAAGTTTTGATCCAATTAGGAAGAAATGATGAGGGAACCGATCCATACGGTCCGAACCGGATGGAAATACTTGTAGGTTTGAAGGACTACGAACTTTGGAGGGAAAAAATATCCAAGGCAGAACTATTAAAACGTATTAAGGATACACTTTCAGCGAGTCTGCCTGGAACACATTTTTTATTCTCTCAACCGATTATAGATAACGTGACCGAATCGGTGACCGGAAGTGTGTCCGATCTGGCGATTTTTGTGAATGGAGACGACCTTCTTCTTTTGAGAAATTATGCAGGAGAGATCCTAGAGATAGTAAAGTCCATTCCAGGCGCCACAGAATCAGGAATAGAACAAGAAAGAGATCAGGCACAGCTCACAATCGAGATAGACAGGAAAAAATCCGCCCGCTTCGGGATCAATGCCAAGGGAATCTTGGATACAATAGAGGCTGCGGTAGGCGGAATAGAAGTAGGGGAATTATACGAGGGAAGCAGACGATTCGATATTTTAGTCAGGTATACTACTGATTTTAGATCTTCTATAGAAAGGGTGAAAAATCTATTAGTCGCTTCTCCATCGGGAGGAAGGATCCCTTTATCCGAATTAGCCTCGGTGGAATTAAAGGACGGGCCTACGATCATCCAAAGGCAGGACGGCAAAAGACAGATCTCGATCCGAACCAATATAAGAGGAAGAGACCAGGGAGGTTTTGTAAAAGAAGCCAAAGAAAAAGTGGAGTCGAGTATACAACTTCCGGAAGGTATTACGATCGGATGGGGAGGTCAGTTTGAAAATTTATCTAGAGCGGGAAATAGGCTGAGGATCGTTATTCCAGGCACGTTATTCTGCATTTATTGTTTTTTGTTTATGATATTTAGAGACGGGAAGTATGCGTTACTCGCGATGTCCGGGATCCCGATCTCTATGACCGGAGGTATTCTCGCATTATTATTGAGAGGTATGAACTTCTCCGTTTCCGCAGGAGTCGGTTTCGTATCCTTATTCGGTATTTCCACTATGACCGGAGTGTTATTTGTTTCTAGAATGATCCATCTTTTAAAAGATAAGGATCATCCGGATCCCGAACAATCGGTATTGCAGGCAGCGGCATTACAATTCCGCCCTAGACTGATGACTGTACTACTCGCATTACTCGGGTTGATCCCCGCCGCAACTGCGTCCGGCATTGGCTCCGATGTACAGAGACCTTTAGCGACCGTGATTGTGGGAGGACTTACCTTGGAATTATTTACTCTGATCTATCTACCTTGTATTTTCTATCTTAGTATTAAAGGGAAGAAGATCTAA
- a CDS encoding DUF1304 domain-containing protein produces the protein MILAARILAAIVGLLHVWIFIMESVLWMRPRIHRRFGVTDTKLAEAMKGVFLNQGFYNLFLAIGALYGAIFFEIHSCHAPAILAFSCLSVFGAGLVLLVSKPAMARAAIIQGLPPLIAVVLYFISIYG, from the coding sequence ATGATATTAGCAGCAAGAATTTTAGCGGCTATCGTCGGCTTATTGCATGTTTGGATCTTCATCATGGAAAGTGTATTATGGATGCGTCCTCGTATTCACAGAAGATTCGGAGTAACGGATACAAAATTAGCGGAAGCGATGAAAGGGGTCTTTTTAAACCAGGGATTCTATAACTTATTTCTTGCAATCGGTGCATTATACGGTGCGATCTTTTTCGAGATACATTCATGCCATGCCCCTGCGATCCTAGCATTCTCTTGTCTTTCTGTTTTCGGAGCCGGACTTGTATTATTAGTTTCTAAACCTGCGATGGCAAGGGCCGCAATTATACAAGGACTTCCTCCTTTGATTGCTGTTGTATTATATTTTATTTCTATCTACGGGTAA
- a CDS encoding sterol desaturase family protein yields MCFHKQLFQYMMDLVPQIPIIFLIDFLRYFLFAGIAFLVFYIWKHPFQSRKIQEKNAKPSQFRKEFLYSVSSVIVYTSVTLIVFLFRKYGYFKFYERIEDYGWGYLILSTIMILGIQDFYFYWTHRLMHTRLFYKTVHKVHHDSVTPSPWTAYSFSPWEALVHSLIMPIVALLFPVHPLALMIFMTFQIIRNVLGHSGYEIFPSWMGTNKILKLVNSNTNHDMHHQSFRYNYGLYSTVWDYLFGTVHPEYEKTFAELTSKKPEQTNLQESIT; encoded by the coding sequence ATGTGCTTTCACAAACAATTATTCCAATACATGATGGATTTGGTTCCCCAAATCCCAATCATATTCCTAATAGATTTTCTAAGATACTTTCTATTCGCAGGCATTGCGTTTTTGGTATTCTATATTTGGAAACATCCTTTTCAATCTAGAAAGATCCAAGAGAAGAATGCGAAACCTTCTCAGTTCAGAAAAGAATTTTTATATTCTGTTTCTTCCGTAATCGTATACACTTCGGTGACATTGATCGTATTTCTTTTCAGAAAATACGGTTACTTTAAGTTTTACGAACGTATAGAAGATTACGGATGGGGATATCTGATCTTAAGTACGATCATGATCTTAGGTATACAGGATTTTTACTTTTATTGGACACATAGATTAATGCATACCCGTTTGTTCTATAAAACAGTGCATAAAGTCCATCATGATTCGGTTACACCTTCTCCTTGGACCGCTTATTCTTTCAGTCCTTGGGAGGCGTTGGTCCATTCTCTCATCATGCCGATCGTAGCACTCTTATTTCCCGTTCATCCATTAGCTTTGATGATCTTCATGACATTCCAAATTATACGAAATGTATTGGGTCATAGCGGTTATGAAATTTTTCCGAGCTGGATGGGTACGAATAAGATCCTGAAACTGGTGAATTCGAATACGAATCATGATATGCACCACCAAAGTTTCCGTTATAATTACGGACTTTATTCCACTGTCTGGGATTATCTATTCGGAACGGTTCATCCGGAGTATGAAAAAACTTTTGCAGAATTGACTTCTAAAAAACCGGAACAAACAAATCTACAAGAAAGTATTACCTAG